The Pungitius pungitius chromosome 10, fPunPun2.1, whole genome shotgun sequence genome has a window encoding:
- the LOC119228957 gene encoding cyclin-dependent kinase 5 activator 1-like: protein MGTVLSISPATKKASIMDAELAKNDKSLKRHSMFVSLSWKKLVSNSAKKSAKKVTPNPLPARDLPSGGQVAQLNSENSRKTHQTEERKPKAPIPVPVPTVPTLSKEAPVQNGRLVTVQKQPSSLSLVSPRRIVIQASTGELLRCLGDFLCRRCFKLKELSSAEVIVWFRNIDRTLLLQGWQDQGFITPANLVFVYLLCEDTIADGIDSLAELQGTFQTCLYLAYSYMGNEISYPYKPFMMEANREVFWETSLRIVNRLSAKMLQLNADPHFFTEVFQDLKNQRDTSEANLDR, encoded by the coding sequence ATGGGCACCGTCCTCTCCATATCCCCGGCGACCAAGAAGGCGTCCATCATGGACGCCGAGCTCGCCAAAAACGACAAGAGCCTCAAGCGGCACTCGATGTTCGTCTCCCTCTCCTGGAAGAAGCTGGTGTCCAATTCGGCCAAGAAGAGTGCCAAGAAAGTGACCCCGAACCCGCTGCCCGCGCGCGACCTCCCGTCCGGCGGCCAGGTGGCTCAGCTCAACAGCGAAAACAGCAGGAAGACGCACCAGACCGAGGAGAGGAAGCCCAAGGCGCCCATCCCGGTGCCGGTGCCCACGGTGCCCACGCTGAGCAAAGAGGCCCCGGTCCAGAACGGGAGGCTCGTCACGGTCCAGAAGCAGCCCAGCAGCCTGTCTCTGGTGTCACCCAGGCGGATAGTTATACAGGCGTCCACCGGGGAGCTGCTGCGCTGCTTGGGGGACTTCTTGTGCCGCAGGTGTTTTAAACTGAAGGAGCTGAGCAGCGCGGAGGTGATCGTCTGGTTCCGCAACATCGACCGGACTCTTTTGCTCCAGGGCTGGCAGGACCAAGGCTTCATCACGCCGGCCAACCTGGTGTTCGTGTACCTGCTGTGCGAGGACACGATAGCGGACGGCATCGACAGCCTGGCCGAGCTGCAGGGCACCTTTCAGACCTGCCTGTACCTCGCCTACTCGTACATGGGCAACGAGATCTCGTACCCGTACAAGCCGTTCATGATGGAGGCGAACCGGGAGGTCTTCTGGGAGACGTCGCTACGGATCGTCAACAGGCTGAGTGCCAAAATGCTGCAGCTCAATGCGGACCCGCACTTTTTCACCGAGGTCTTCCAGGACCTCAAAAACCAACGAGATACGAGCGAGGCGAACCTGGACCGCTga